The Drosophila santomea strain STO CAGO 1482 unplaced genomic scaffold, Prin_Dsan_1.1 Segkk101_quiver_pilon_scaf, whole genome shotgun sequence genome contains a region encoding:
- the LOC120457491 gene encoding asparagine synthetase domain-containing protein CG17486, protein MCGIFCSVVDNVHSFNISTALKGILKNRGPDVQDEMVIDYGFGKIFFAGCVLWQQGESVQKQPVVEDDFIFLFNGDIFNTQKRESISDTTWLAERLAECRCEEQNILKMLKRLEGPHCLVIYNKRDQILYFSRDALGRNSLIIERIPNGFQLLSTSHFESEKISLELPPLGLYRIKLNDLTSCVLHPWQHLNNYATQLVRNLDLAIGWKTTVESPILPDWILNCKLQFSYNFYHFPYVKNNEDLYKNLIAQPEIKKTLSIIHTLLSDSIKNRVKNTAPLCRLCLQQLNISLACRHAKLCILFSGGIDCTILALLANQYVPVNEPIELINVAFESVKGQNISEKLWDVPDRITSLVSVNELKQLCPERRWNLLEVNIRF, encoded by the exons ATGTGTGGAATTTTTTGTTCAGTCGTGGACAATGTTCACTCCTTCAATATTTCGACCGCGCTAAAAGGAATTCTCAAAAACCGTGGACCTGATGTGCAAGATGAAATGGTTATCGATTACGGTTTcggaaaaattttttttgctggctgcGTGTTATGGCAACAAGGTGAAAGCGTGCAAAAGCAACCTGTGGTGGAGGAcgattttatatttctttttaatggAGATATATTCAATACACAAAAGCGTGAATCTATATCTGACACGACTTGGTTGGCAGAGAGACTTGCTGAATGCCGATGTGAagaacaaaatattttgaagaTGCTTAAGCGATTGGAGGGACCACATTGTTTGGTAATTTATAACAAACGAGATCAAATCCTTTATTTCAGTCGCGACGCACTGGGAAGAAACTCATTAATTATTGAACGCATTCCAAATGGATTTCAATTATTGAGCACATCACATtttgaaagtgaaaaaatatcactgGAATTGCCCCCATTGGGTCTTTATCGAATTAAACTAAATGATCTGACTTCATGTGTATTGCATCCATGGCAGCATCTAAATAATTATGCTACTCAACTTGTACGCAATCTTGATCTTGCGATTGGGTGGAAAACTACAGTGGAAAGTCCAATATTGCCAGATTGGATATTAAATTGCAAACTCCAATTTAGTTATAACTTTTATCACTTTCCTTACGTTAAGAATAACGAGGACctttataaaaacttaataGCTCAGccagaaataaagaaaactcTTTCTATAATTCATACACTGCTATCGGATTCGATAAAAAATCGTGTTAAAAACACTGCTCCACTTTGCAGACTCTGTTTACAACAATTAAATATATCACTTGCATGCAGACACGCCAAattgtgtattttattttcggGTGGCATAGACTGTACTATTTTGGCCTTGTTGGCAAACCAATATGTACCAGTAAATGAACCCATCGAACTTATTAATGTAGCTTTCGAAAGCGTTAAGGGCCAAAATATATCGGAGAAGCTATGGGATGTGCCAGATCGAATAACGTCATTGGTGTCTGTTAATGAACTTAAACAGCTTTGTCCCGAAAGGCGCTGGAATCTGCTGGAAGTAAAT ATACGGTTTTAG